In Chlorocebus sabaeus isolate Y175 chromosome 2, mChlSab1.0.hap1, whole genome shotgun sequence, the genomic stretch tcccaaagtgctgggattacaggcttgagccaccgcgcccggcctcttttttttttttgagatggagtctcgctctgtcgcccaggctggagtgcagtggcgcgatcttggctcaccgcaagctctgcctccgggttcacgccattctcctgcctcagcctcccgagtagctgggactacaggtgcccgccaccatgcccggctagtttttgtatttttagtagaatatttttagtagagacagggtttcactgtgttagccaggatggtctcaatctcctgacctggtgatccgcctgcctcagtctcccaaagtgctgggattacaggcgtgagccaccacacctggtcaacaATGTTACATTTTAAACAGAAAGCTAAATTTAAGAGTTACatcattatttttctgaattatgTCATTTAAACGTAACCTTTGGGAGAATTCTAGAAGTTCTACCTGCTATTTGTTGGTGGCCTTCATAGTGGACGATCCCGACGTGGGGCTTCAGGGTGGTGAACGGGTAGGAAGCCACTGCGGGTCTGGCGTTTGAAATGGCCCGGAGCAGTGAGGACTTCCCGGCATTGGGGAATCCCACCTGGGGGAAAGAGGGAAGTCAGCAGTGTACGGGTGGGAAAAAGGTGAGTCGCACAGCTGTTCTCTTCTAAGCCACTGGCAAATCCCCATCGAGAACAGTGGATTTTCTAGAGTTCAGTGTGTTCAGATGCTGTTGGCAGTGGCGACACCTACCATCCCGGCGTGGGCCACCGTCTTGAGCTCCAGGTGGAGAACTCGCTGCTGTCCTGGCTGTCCAGGGGTACAGGTCACAGGGGCACGGTTGTCGTTGGCCAGGAAGAAGCGGTTGCCTTTCCCTCCTGCCCCGCCCAGTGCGGCGATGTACTCGTCTCCCACGCGAGACAAGTCGGCCAcgactctgcctccctccttcaccAGCGTGCCCACGGGGACCTGGGAAACAGCAGGCACTCATCAGCTAAGCTCTATGAGCAGTGAGGACAGGTGGCCTTAACCCATTCCTGAAGCAAGTGCTAAGGAAAGAAGAGCGGACTGTGCCGGGTGGCTGACCGCCCCGCTCACCTCTGCTGACAGCTCCAGAGTACAAGGAAAACGTCCCAGAGCTCCAGAGGTTTCATGGGGCTGGATACACACCCTTCTGACTGCACAAAGGGCTTTTTCAAATAGTGTTTCTAAAACATTAGGGTGAACTGAAGCAACCGGAAAACAGCTAATCTAAGAGAAGAGTAAACTCAGTTCACAAAGGAGATGCAGGCCCGCTGGGTGCCAGTGGCCTCCCTCAGTCAGAGGGCGGCTCATGGGGCCAGAGGCAGAGGAAGTGTGCGTGCCGTGGGCtcccactttttaaaagagaatcatTTCATGAGTCTTTCACTAGACACGCACGTGGTGCGACCCTGGTATAAATGCCCATCTGAGGTTGCTTCGAGGGGTGGGGCTGCTTTCCCGCTGTCTGTCAGCCTCTGCTTCCACTGTGCTGTTTCCTGGCTGTGGGTGTCAAGTCACAGGGGCCCCGTGGGTCACACAGTGGCCCCCAGGAGCCGGATGATCCAGAATAACAGGGACAGGGTCAGCTctggcagtctcggctcacctGGACGTAGAGGACGGCGCCACTGCGCCCGAAGCAGTTTTTACTGCCGCCGTCTTCTCCACTGAAACCCTGGTACCGCGACAGGACCGACGACAGGGACTTGACGTGCTGGTCAACTAAAGCGAGAACAAGAATCTCAGTCCCTTTGTGTTACGGCAACTACGGCCTATTGCTGACATCTCTGGGTCCAGTTTAAGAACCTTAAAAATACGTATGGAAGCGAGGAGTGAGGCTGCAGCAGAAGTTACAGAACCAGTagtgtcattttttttaaagtgaatcgtttctgaaaatgtttaaatttctcatttttaaaagtagttataTTCTATGACTTTGTTGTGAATGCTTCATTCCCAGCTCGCTCTGCGTCTGTGCTGAGTGAGTGTGAATAAAACCAGCAGCTGGCAGCACCCACTGAGACCACTGCACAGGCCTCGTGCTTTCACACGACCGGCACGTCAGGTTCCCTGACAGGAAACTCTGTGCtcctgaaattaaaaaacaaaacaaaacatgttcaaagctgctttttctttttttttttttttagacagagtctcggtctgttggccaggcaagagtgcaatggcatgatcttggctcactgcaacatccgtctcccaggctcaagcaattctcctgcctcagcttccggagtagctgggattacaggtgcccgccaccacacccagctaatttttttttgtatttttagtagagacagggtttcaccatgttggccacgttggtctcgaactcctgacctcaggcgataaccctgcctcggactcccaaagtgctgggattatagctgtgagccaccgtgtctggctgaATAtccatataatttataaaaatgatatcCATATAtcagggttttttggtttttttgtttgtttgtttgttttgagacagggtcttcctctgttggccaggctggagtgcaatggcataatcggagctcactgcagcctcgacctcctaggctcaagccatcctcctgcttcagccccaagtagctgggactatcagtgtgtgccaccacatctggttattattattattttttaagagacagggtctcactatgttgcctaggctcaaGTGTCCCCCaccatggcctctcaaagtgctgggattacagggttgagccactgcgcctagctgggtttaaaaatgtttactttttggccgggcgcggtggctcaagcctgtaatcccagcactttgggaagccgagacgggcggatcacgaggtcaggagatcgagaccatcctggctaacacagtgaaaccccgtctctactaaaaaatacaaaaaaaaactagccgggcgaggtggcggttgcctgtagtcccagttacttgggaggctgaggcaggagaacggcgtgaacccgggaggcagagcttgcagtgagctgagatccggccactgcactccagcctgggtgacagagcaagactctgtctcaaaaaaaaaaaaaaaaaatttttactttttttttagacagggtattgctctgtcacccatgctggaatgcagtagtgtgatcacgactcactgcagccttgaacttctgggttccagcaatcctcctgagtagctgggaccacaggtggacactatcacgtctggctaattttttcaaaaattttttgtagatccACAAAccttgagaccaaaaaaaaaaaaaagacatggtcttgctatattgtccaggctggccttgaacttacaggctcaagtgatcctcccgcctcagcctctccccagccctgcccgcACTGCCCCAGGGCACCTGCCTCTCAGAATGACGTGTCCGCCGTTGCCTCCGTCCCCTCCATCGGGGCCTCCAAACTCCTTGCGGGGCTCACTGTGGAAGCAGCTTGCCCCGGCGCCTCCGTTTCCTCCACAGACAAGCACTCTCCGACAGTCCACAAAATACCTTTTCTACAGAGAGCACAAGTATCCCACGTCATCTCAACACTCCGAGGTCCTTTCACGAGACCATACATCCATTTGAGATGTGCCTCTTCCATTTACGACAGCCTGTTACAATTACAGGTTAATGACACTAATACTGCTAATCGCTtctaaaatccaaagaaaaaaacacagttcCCACAAGTCAGTAGCATTTGTAGACCAAGGTAAACCCACAATGCAGATGTAAGTATTCTGTGTGAACCTACACTTCAAAAATTCAGCATTTCTTATTCTGGGTGAGACTGATTtaaaaccaccaccaacaaaaatcaGCATTTTTAACCTAAAAAACCCACATCTTGTTTAGGAAATAGTCCTTAAATAATgtgtttttccattaaaaaaaaaaacaaaaaaaaaaaccatttctgAAATCATAGATCTTTCGTCTTAGAAAGTTCCAGTTTCCCAGGATGCGACAGGGAAACAGGGAGTTAGAGTCATTCCTGGACAATTACCAGGCTTTCGACTCTGAAGAAAGAGTATTTTCTGGGGCCTGATGAAAACAgggctcatttaaaaaatgtagtgaTGCAAACTGAGCCCCTTGCTGgagggaaagttttttttttttttggcagagtctcgctctgccgcccaggctggagggcagcggtgcgatctctcactgcaagctccgcctccagggttcatgccattctcccgcctcagcctcccgagtagctgggactacaggcgtctgccaccacacccggctaattttttgtatttttagtagagacggggtttcatcatgttagccagggtggtctcgatctcctgacctcgtgatccacccgcctcggcctcccaaagtgctgggattacaggcgtgagccaccgcgcccggctgggaaAGTTGTTCTTTAGGTCACTAAGGTAGGTACAATCTGGATAAAGAGAGAACCAACCAGGTTACTGTTCAACACACAACAGCTCCTACCACAGGAGGGTCAGCTCCTGCGGCCCAGGGTGCTGCAACCTCACCACACCCTGGGGAGGACGCCTGGCTTCTGCCCATGTGCACGGACAGACACGCCCTAGCCCTGTCCCAGGGCTGCTGCCTCTGCACTTCCATCTAATACTCCTCAAAtgcagcttttttgtttttttcttttaaaagaaaatatacaaacattttaaGATTCTTTGGCACCACCATGTGGAAAAACCACGAACTGCTATTTCCAAATCTCAATGTGTAATGCTGTCATGTGCCAACGCGAGCAAAATCCACCAGACAGGGAAGAAAGCCCCACTGGTGAGCACTACACGGAGCACAAAACCTCGACTTACTTTCTCTGCTGGGGATGAGACAAGCCTGTGCAGACACTTCAGCTATTTGAGCACACATCCCACCAAAGCAGCTTTTCCACTGGAAGTGCTGTTTGTCCCAGTAATGCTTATCTGAAGCCCCTCCATTCAGGAGGAAATGAAGGAGTCATAAATGtgcattttcttgaatttattagagacatttcatgttttaaatagGAGGTTTTGGTAAACAGAACAAGAAAAACTTGTAAGGCTTAAAGAACCATAAAATGGAGGGTCTATTGCCCcgacttgttttatttttatttatttatttaaaaattttttttgttttttttagtagagacagggtttcaccatgttggccaggctggtctcgaacccctgacctcaagtgatccacctgcctcagcctcccaaagtgttgggataacaggcatgagccaccacgcccagcccccacatttgttttaagaaatagcCACACATATTAAAGGATATATGTAACATACATGTAAGATACACAGGCTCATGGTAAAATGAGCAGCCTGTATCACAGCTTTCCAAGCACCCAGCGCCTCTCCCAGCCTGCTGGGATCTGCTAAGTGTGGGATTTCACACACAGGCCTGCGTTTCACCCCATCATTTTCAAGAAGCTCCACGTGCCCCGTCACTAAGATCACA encodes the following:
- the MTG2 gene encoding mitochondrial ribosome-associated GTPase 2, producing MTPARLFSARLRTVFEDVGHWALSTRAGLKPSRRLPQQASPRLLSAGRADHAKRQELPGKKPLSEKKLKRYFVDCRRVLVCGGNGGAGASCFHSEPRKEFGGPDGGDGGNGGHVILRVDQHVKSLSSVLSRYQGFSGEDGGSKNCFGRSGAVLYVQVPVGTLVKEGGRVVADLSRVGDEYIAALGGAGGKGNRFFLANDNRAPVTCTPGQPGQQRVLHLELKTVAHAGMVGFPNAGKSSLLRAISNARPAVASYPFTTLKPHVGIVHYEGHQQIAVADIPGIIRGAHRNRGLGSAFLRHIERCRFLLFVVDLSQPEPWTQVDDLKYELEMYEEGLSERPHAIIANKIDLPEARANLSQLRDHLGREVIALSALTGENLEQLLLHLKVLHDAYVEAELGKGRQPLRW